The window AAAATTTAGCTCTTCTTTTCTGGATTGCTGAAACTGTAACGAAAACCACCATCCAGAGTTTAAAAAATTATTAGTTAAGATAAGATCATGAACTGCAAAATAACGAATGCTGAGCGAGATGCAAAAGCAAAGGCAGATAAAAGCAGTCAGGAGCAAAGATAGTATGGCTTTTTTTCCCCCGCCTGTTATCTGGTTTAAGTCATAAAGTTTATATGGCCATTTATGCCGGATCCGGGAATTTTAACCTGAAGCATCAGACCCAGTAATCAAACAGGGTTAGTTCTGATCTGGCGCCAAAACGAAAGGGCAATGTGGAGGTACCAAAACCTTTAGACAAATAAAGGTAGGGTTGCTGCTGATTGTACCAGCCATTGACATAGGGTCCCGACATACGGGGCAGCTTAGGTACCAGGTTTAAAAATCTGACCTGGCCACCATGATTATGCCCGGCAAAGATATAACTGATGTTTAGCTGCTCAGCCGGTTTGCGGGATTGGTTAAGCTCATCCAGCCTGGCTAAAACAGGCTCCTGCTGTAAGGGACTATGGAGCAGCAAAACATGGTGTTCCTCCCTTCCTATTCCCTCCACAGCCTCCAGAAAGCAGGAATCAGATTCTATAAAATCATCAAGCCCCGTTATCACAAACCGCTCTCCCTGCAAATTGTAGCTTTGGGTCTTGTTGATCAGCAAATCACAGTTATGGCGGGCATATATCTCTTTTAGCGTATTAATGCTTATTGAATCCATGTGATCGTGATTTCCCGGTACTGCTACTTTTCTGATACCGGGACTAATCCGGCCAAGAAACTTATCTACGGTAGCCGGATTACTGTAGCCATCCAGTGTGTCGCCTGCTATCAGGATCAGATCAGGCTGTAATTTATTTAATTTATTGGCCAGCTTTTCGTAGTAGGGCCAGTAAGTTCTTTTAATGTGAAGATCCGTAATGAGTGCAAGCTTTAGCTTTTTGTGCCTGCCCTTGCTGCCAATACTAAAGTGATTACATTCAAAAAAATATTTTTCAAAAAATAATGAATCCAGCAGAAGACACGCTCCTCCGGCAACAGATGCCGCCAGCCCCCATTTAATCCATTTAATGTTCATGTTATTGATCAAGCTTATACAACAGAGCCTGTTTTAACCCTTTTTAGATTTAACAGTATTTCTTAACGGCCAGGCCTATTGGGGGTTGCCGTTAAAGCTGTGCCTTTTGATCCGGAAGCCCGCGATTGACTCACGTCCCTAGTATGAACTTCAGGCCTTTAAAGCACAAAAAAGGCCTGCAGTGGTGCTGCAGGCCTTTTTTCGGTACAAGGATACCAATTATCTTCTTACGTTTTTATTGATGTACTGGGCCAGCTCTTTTCCAGCTTTGGCATAAGACTCCTGGATTCTATAGCCAGAGTCAAAGTCAAAGCCCATTGCGTCTCTGCCCGGAGCTTTATCAATCGTTACTACTGCTACCTGATCTGCGAGTGAAGCTGTTTTTACAAAAACAGCCTGCAGGTTAACAAAAGCAGGCCTGCGCATAACACCTACGTTAAAACCAGGCTCAGTAAACACGGTTTTTAATACAATGGTGTATTCTGCATCAGGATAGCTGCCTACGGCAACATCATACTTCTCCAGGTGTGCGTTCATTAACTCCTCAAAACGGGGTTCAAAACGGTTTTTACGGTCTGCAATCCAGTTCTTTTTCCATTCGTCGCCTTTGCCGGCTTCCTTTTGGTTGTAATCGCTTACCTTTTCGTTAACGTAATCCTCCTCCTTGTCAAACTTACCAACTCCCATGTTTCCATAATCATAGATTACGTTAATGGTCTTTTGGTCTTTCAGGAAATCAAGTTTACCAGAAGTAAGCTTGAGCTTTTGTGCGAAACCTGTGGTTGCAATCAGCACCATCAGAAATGCCAGGGCTAGTTTGTTAAATTTCATAACAGAAAGAATTTACTGGGCAAAATTGTGAAATTTATTCTAAAAATCTAAGACTTAACACAAGACATTTTGATGCTCTTTCCAAACTTTTATTACACCCCGGCTGGTGTTGCAACAGTAACTTTATGGTGCTTAAAAAAACCTCCCCTGACACAAGGGAGGTCTATAAACAGGAACAAGCTTAACAGGTAAAAAAGCGGTATTTAGCTGTTTTGCTGTTGTTCTTTACGGTCATTCGACTGGCGTTCAATCATCCAGCCCGGGTAAGTCTGTACAGGCTTACTTACCTCATCCAGCAATTCGAGCTCCTGCTGGCTAAATTCAACTTCTACCGCCTTCAGGTTATCTTCCAGCTGTTCTGCTCGCTTTGCGCCAATAATTACACTGCTTACTATTTTTTGCTGCAACAGCCATGCTAAGGCCAAACGTGCCACACTCATGCCTTTATCATCGGCAATTCCATGCATAACATCCAGTATATCAAAGGCTTTTTCCTTATCTACGGGCGGAAAATCAAAATTCACCCTTCTGGAACCTTCAGGCCCTTCTTCATTTCTTTTATATTTACCGCTAAGCAAACCTCCGGCCAGCGGACTCCATACCATCAGACCCATTTTTTGATCTTCCAGCAACGGCACCAGCTCACGCTCCAGGTCGCGCCCGGCTATGGTATAGTAAGCCTGCAGTGAAATAAATTTTGAGAGCCCATGCTGTTCTGAATAAGCCCGTGCTTTCATGATCTGCCAGGCAGCCAGATTGCTGCAACCAATATAGCGCACTTTTCCGCTGCGCACCAGGTCATCGAGGGCCCTCAGGGTTTCTTCAAGCGGGGTAACAGGATCAAAGCCATGTATCTGGTACAAATCTATATAATCTGTATTGAGCCTGCGCAGACTTTCTTCTACCTGCCACATAATATGCCCCCTGCTTAAGCCGGTTTCATTGGGACCCTCTCCCATTTTGCCACGCACCTTTGTAGCCAGCACCAGCTGATGCCTGTTAATGCCCAGTTTTTTGATGGCTTTACCTGTTATTTCTTCGGATAGGCCCTCGGAATATACATTCGCGGTATCTATAAAATTAATGCCTGCATCTACTGCTGTTTTGATTAGTTCATCAGCTGTTTCCTGGCCCTGCTGGCCTATGGCAGTCCAGTAGCCTTTTCCGCCAAAGGTCATGGTGCCAAAGCTAAGTTCCGAAACCAGTAAACCGGTATTTCCTAAGTTGTTATATTTCATTTGTATAGGTTTAGGTTGTAATGCTGAATTACACTTTCTGTTGCATATGCATAAATATCCTGCAGCGGCCTTTGTTCAGAAGATTAAAAACAAATTTGTCATAATACAGCCTGAAAAATGCTGATAAACAGAAGGGCCGGAGAAATAACACTGGCCCTGATGGGCCAAAAATGCGGATGCTTCAGAATGTGTTAAACATTTTTCTAAGTGCCCAGTATTCTAATTAAACAGGCATGAAAAATTATGCACCTTTGTTAAAGGAACAGAGCTATTTAGCAAGCTTAAAAATTTAGATCTGTTTTTTTTACGCTGTTGTTTTTTGTGCTGCTGACATTAATTACGTTGTTTAGCACATCTTTTTAAATAATTACATGAAAATCGACAAACACACCGTAGCATCAGTAACCTATGCATTGGAAGTAGAGGGTGAAATGGTAGAACAAACTGATAAAAGCAATCCTCTTACATTTCTGGTGGGCGTAGGAATGATGATCCCGGGCTTTGAGCAACAATTGGTAGGCAAGGAACCTGGTGAAAAGTACGATATTACCGTAAATCCGGAAGACGGTTACGGCGAAAGTGATCCACAGGCAATTGTAGATCTTCCAAAAGATGTTTTCAAAGTAAATGGTGAATTACAGGAAGACCTGCTGGTAGAAGGAAATGTGATTCCGCTTCAGGATCAGAATGGAAGTCCGCTGCAGGCAGTAGTACTGGAGGTAGGAGACGATACTGTAAAGATGGATTTTAACCATATGTTAGCGGGTAAAACCCTGCATTTTACCGGTGAGGTAGTACAGGTAAGAGAGGCCACCCAGGAAGAAATCAGCCACGGCCACGTGCATGGCGAGGGCGGTCACCATCATTAACAGACATCTGCTCGTTAAGACCCGTGGGGACTTCTGAAAACAACATAGCACTGGCTAATCTCTAAGAGGTATAGCGCAGGTTAGTTTGTGCAAGAGCATATACAAAAATCGCCTGCTCCTAATAAAGGAGCAGGCGATTTTATGTGATATAAGCAGTTAAAGAATATTAAACGAATCATTTATCCCTGCTTCACCAGCTGGATTTCGCATTGAAGCCTGATCTCATCACTCACCACCACACTACCGGCTTCTGTTACAGCATCCCAGGTTAGACCGAAATCTTTACGGTTAATTTTACCCGTTACCGTAAAACCTGCCTTTGTCTGGCCATAAGGGTCTACCACAATACCTCCAAAATCTACATTAACTGTTACTGGCTTGGTATTGCCGCGAATGGTAAGATTGCCGTGCAGTTTATATTCGCTGCCAGAGATATGTTCGTACCTGGTTCCCTCAAACCTTAGCTGGGAGTGATTACCGGCATCGAAGAAATCCGGTGACTTCAGGTGCGTATCACGTTGCTCGTTATTGGTGCTGATAGAATCTATGTCTGCCGTAAACACAACACCAGTTGGGTTATTAAATTCTTCGTCTTCGGTTTCTGCCACAAGATCGAAGCTGCTGAAATAACCTGTTACAGTGGTGATCATCAGGTGCTTTACCTTAAACTGAACTTCGCTGTGGGTAGGATCAATTTTCCATTTTACGTTGGCCATTTTAAATAGGATTGAAGGTTTAAAAAAATTGTTAAAGGTTGGTTGGGAACAGTGGCGCTTAAGCTTTTCTTAATTGTTGTTCCAACATTTCTAACGCTCTCATCAGAAAGGTGTTTATGATTGTACGCTATTATTTGCATAAACCTTAAACTTTAAACAGCTGCTATTTTAACAGAGGTCATGCTTATGGAACCCACCACTGTATCATCATTAAAGAACGTAGCCTGCTCCTTTTCATCCTGCAGTCCAAGCGTATAGATCAGGGGCAGATAATGGTCTGGTGTGGGCACTGCCTGCTGAACGGCAGTGCCTAAATTTCTGTAATTGATAAGCTGTTGATGGTCTCGTTGCTGAATAAAATTTTTGATTTTATCGTTTGCCTCCAGGGCCCAGCCGAAACCAGTGCTGCGGTGCCAGTCCAGCAGGCGCAGGTTGTGTACAATATTACCGCTTCCCACCACCAGTACACCCCGGTCTCTAAGCGAAGCAAGTTCTCTGGCCAGCTGGTAGTGCCACTGGAGGTCTTTCGTATAGTCAAGGCTAAGTTGTACCACCGGTATATTTGCCTGGGGATACAGGTGCCTGAGAACACTCCATGCCCCATGATCCAGACCCCAATCGTGAGATAGTGCTATGCTGTTGCTTTTGGTGGTTTCCTGTGCGAGTTTTGCCAGTTCAGGATTTCCTTTTGCCGCATATTGTACCTCATATAGCGACTCCGGAAAACC of the Flammeovirgaceae bacterium 311 genome contains:
- a CDS encoding aldo/keto reductase (COG0667 Predicted oxidoreductases (related to aryl-alcohol dehydrogenases)) encodes the protein MKYNNLGNTGLLVSELSFGTMTFGGKGYWTAIGQQGQETADELIKTAVDAGINFIDTANVYSEGLSEEITGKAIKKLGINRHQLVLATKVRGKMGEGPNETGLSRGHIMWQVEESLRRLNTDYIDLYQIHGFDPVTPLEETLRALDDLVRSGKVRYIGCSNLAAWQIMKARAYSEQHGLSKFISLQAYYTIAGRDLERELVPLLEDQKMGLMVWSPLAGGLLSGKYKRNEEGPEGSRRVNFDFPPVDKEKAFDILDVMHGIADDKGMSVARLALAWLLQQKIVSSVIIGAKRAEQLEDNLKAVEVEFSQQELELLDEVSKPVQTYPGWMIERQSNDRKEQQQNS
- a CDS encoding metallophosphoesterase (COG1408 Predicted phosphohydrolases); its protein translation is MNIKWIKWGLAASVAGGACLLLDSLFFEKYFFECNHFSIGSKGRHKKLKLALITDLHIKRTYWPYYEKLANKLNKLQPDLILIAGDTLDGYSNPATVDKFLGRISPGIRKVAVPGNHDHMDSISINTLKEIYARHNCDLLINKTQSYNLQGERFVITGLDDFIESDSCFLEAVEGIGREEHHVLLLHSPLQQEPVLARLDELNQSRKPAEQLNISYIFAGHNHGGQVRFLNLVPKLPRMSGPYVNGWYNQQQPYLYLSKGFGTSTLPFRFGARSELTLFDYWV
- a CDS encoding hypothetical protein (COG2353 Uncharacterized conserved protein); this translates as MANVKWKIDPTHSEVQFKVKHLMITTVTGYFSSFDLVAETEDEEFNNPTGVVFTADIDSISTNNEQRDTHLKSPDFFDAGNHSQLRFEGTRYEHISGSEYKLHGNLTIRGNTKPVTVNVDFGGIVVDPYGQTKAGFTVTGKINRKDFGLTWDAVTEAGSVVVSDEIRLQCEIQLVKQG
- a CDS encoding extradiol ring-cleavage dioxygenase class III protein subunit B (COG3384 Uncharacterized conserved protein), with translation MPALFMGHGSPMNAIEENSFTKGWRQAGEELPLPAAILCISAHWLTRGTYITAMEAPATIHDFGGFPESLYEVQYAAKGNPELAKLAQETTKSNSIALSHDWGLDHGAWSVLRHLYPQANIPVVQLSLDYTKDLQWHYQLARELASLRDRGVLVVGSGNIVHNLRLLDWHRSTGFGWALEANDKIKNFIQQRDHQQLINYRNLGTAVQQAVPTPDHYLPLIYTLGLQDEKEQATFFNDDTVVGSISMTSVKIAAV
- a CDS encoding FKBP-type peptidyl-prolyl cis-trans isomerase (COG1047 FKBP-type peptidyl-prolyl cis-trans isomerases 2); this translates as MKIDKHTVASVTYALEVEGEMVEQTDKSNPLTFLVGVGMMIPGFEQQLVGKEPGEKYDITVNPEDGYGESDPQAIVDLPKDVFKVNGELQEDLLVEGNVIPLQDQNGSPLQAVVLEVGDDTVKMDFNHMLAGKTLHFTGEVVQVREATQEEISHGHVHGEGGHHH